In one window of Orcinus orca chromosome 17, mOrcOrc1.1, whole genome shotgun sequence DNA:
- the WDR97 gene encoding LOW QUALITY PROTEIN: WD repeat-containing protein 97 (The sequence of the model RefSeq protein was modified relative to this genomic sequence to represent the inferred CDS: deleted 2 bases in 2 codons), whose translation MEPEVWGASKPFTIEGDHLIPDLDLYDADIYGVPDPGLLNEEDESSFKEAAPRLFTSNSRWQNATPSARARQLWLLLRTGLQTLVEKEKRAELHVARLTHGLELLRRLEVAAGLCSVAQDPMGRRFVVLDGAGRLHLRREDGWAQEKLLAPVALTGLVAVPGELGTVGRFVGWGPAGLAILRSDLSLLWQSKPVERRVPGREPVCCLPVPDAGLLLVAEAGRSLVLWKFRAGGRCLVPRGSPLWLPPNLSGALARLALGPQHPPHVPRCCAAYGSAVLTFDLHTWAVTDVRRDLHKTTISDLVYCREVGAMVTASRDSTVKVWEADWQIRMVFVGHTGPVTAVAVLPNTALVLSASQDGTLRTWDLQAAAQVGEVAPSRRGPSVPSETVRHLLAPAGPGWPLLALRARSVELWRVRELYSPLAQLSAPVLHLQVAPALPSPMAPQAQLPTRLVCACADGSVYLVSVSSGRTVSALLLEPEDCAAAVAYCLPREVLWLMTRAGHLLCANAARCPMRVLHRLCPPPPPAPRPCCLHLYSHLTDPGSAFAAWEIVRQYKGELCRSDVAGAWKDKNRYLLVVGHTDGTLSVLELRSSKTVFRTEAHGPGPVTAIASTWNSIVSSGGDLTVKMWRVFPYAEESLSLVRTFSCCRPALVLCALGNRITVGFEDVNSATYGLVQFGLGNSPRFDHRPQDDPTDHITGLCCCPTLKLYACSSLDGTIRIWTAENRLLRLLQLNGAPQALSFCSNSGDLVLALGSCLCLVAHRLYLPTSYLIKKLCQDVPDVVDDPPLPLTSQESLTSAQLQRLASLRGVASLRSAGRPNRAVPEAPTWLPWVRAWPSAPNLTPQGSQAPWHPPQARPSAGLPTPGCLWFPARGLATTPGSLAQPLPYPTGMPPSVPPVSFPVCSAASSFIHCPTATPQQPVLEKDLEAFIARDQDLQQLKLGLVGPAARPSPSWQQCQEAFDNYLRLIYGPGLLVSVGPPQSLPSPGASDTARLPCPPCQGRYSGGESQQWSTVTLTVERQTWDVCALPRDVPDLGGVEASPPQDLGTLGQRFARPPQVPLPPPTTHRRLHSRAPQLLARSSPSHELGLSLQLQLQLERLHGEKPVAPDPLSSHLQRRIPLLLKRRPQEHLSNPRGFFPAAVQPYEYWRRPIRFPGCVPNSVVLQQMWLPVEVSGLGALGPRRCESKARGGARRGGVCRGRGRIPAAPVATPRSPLRSLEGAGTTRGCRGRRTLRPAAGSPEGRIPKPMGSREDTARAETCLHCPQFHYGHSLWEERCGHLPRFLLFFVGQNWFKKLFPIFTLQAYPEVGTVEGLASLFMDLLDEASWADRVHILHALLRLLPDVSRDLYSRLHGILVRLLNLDQPPSLQDRMQKQFVMLALQLLRACSLESREVVLELLCYVLYSPASCWPDLRKLLEGLGLQDPHGLLFKEMMTWVQGPERASKAALRKRCCQKLEEMVGQLKETLSQISMVSGATVHISVMPSSVSRTPSPVVSPGEPDLAALELQAQQTLAQMRFGRTQRALSGTLTHFCPLPEAHLRSSAPAAPPDEPLPLEQTTWSQSKLLDLGPINALNFFCEQRGARQQDPLQEEPKTPPPRPPPRTPSMVVPQPRERRHYSILRLQEAKVQRSPMKLRGRMLSRLWAGRTLDGAVRMLKLPLPRVELQPFPPDWPRPAHPLPPQLLQPALQRYFLPDDTDPDSYS comes from the exons GAAAAGAGAGCCGAGCTGCACGTGGCGCGCTTGACGCACGGGCTAGAGCTGCTGCGTCGCCTGGAGGTGGCAGCCGGGCTGTGTTCGGTGGCACAGGACCCCATGGGCAGACGCTTCGTGGTGCTGGACGGTGCCGGCCGCCTGCACCTGCGCAGAGAGGATGGCTGGGCACAAGAGAAGCTGCTAGCTCCGGTCGCGCTTACAGGGCTGGTGGCAGTGCCGGGCGAGCTGGGCACTGTGGGCCGCTTTGTAGGCTGGGGCCCAGCGGGGTTGGCCATATTAAGGTCCGACCTCAGCCTGCTGTGGCAGAGTAAGCCAGTGGAGCGCAGGGTGCCGGGCCGCGAGCCAGTCTGCTGCCTGCCGGTGCCCGACGCCGGGCTGCTGCTGGTGGCGGAGGCGGGCAGAAGCCTGGTGCTCTGGAAGTTCCGTGCAGGGGGTCGCTGCCTGGTTCCCCGTGGGTCCCCTCTGTGGCTGCCGCCAAACCTCTCGGGTGCGCTTGCGCGTCTGGCTCTCGGGCCTCAGCATCCCCCTCACGTCCCACGCTGCTGCGCAGCCTACGGCTCAGCCGTGCTCACCTTTGATCTGCACACCTGGGCTGTCACAGATGTGCGTCGGGATCTGCACAAAAC CACCATCTCCGACCTGGTGTACTGTAGAGAGGTGGGGGCCATGGTGACAGCTTCCCGGGACAGCACGGTGAAGGTGTGGGAGGCTGACTGGCAGATCCGGATGGTGTTCGTGGGACACACAG GCCCGGTGACTGCGGTGGCCGTGCTCCCGAACACGGCCCTTGTGCTGTCGGCTTCTCAAGACGGGACGCTGCGCACGTGGGACCTGCAGGCAGCGGCGCAGGTGGGTGAGGTGGCGCCGAGCCGCCGGGGCCCGAGCGTGCCGTCGGAGACCGTGAGGCATCTGCTGGCTCCCGCCGGCCCCGGCTGGCCCTTGCTCGCCTTGCGCGCCCGCAGCGTGGAGCTGTGGCGCGTGCGGGAGCTCTACTCGCCATTGGCCCAGCTGTCGGCGCCGGTGCTCCACCTGCAGGTGGCGCCGGCGCTGCCCTCGCCCATGGCCCCGCAAGCGCAGCTGCCCACGCGCCTCGTGTGCGCCTGCGCCGACGGCTCGGTCTACCTGGTGTCGGTCTCCAGCGGACGCACCGTGAGCGCGCTTCTGCTGGAGCCTGAGGACTGCGCGGCCGCCGTGGCCTACTGCCTGCCCCGCGAGGTGCTGTGGCTGATGACGCGCGCcgggcacctgctgtgtgccaacgCAGCACGCTGTCCCATGCGCGTGCTGCACCGCCTGTgcccgccgccgcccccggcGCCCCGGCCTTGCTGCCTGCACCTCTACAGCCACCTCACGGACCCCGGGAGCGCGTTTGCCGCCTGGGAGATAGTGCGCCAGTACAAGGGCGAGCTGTGCCGCAGTGACGTGGCCGGGGCCTGGAAGGACAAGAACCG GTACCTGCTCGTGGTGGGGCACACTGATGGCACCCTGTCCGTACTTGAGTTGCGCTCCTCGAAGACGGTCTTCCGTACGGAGGCGCACGGCCCAGGCCCCGTCACCGCCATTGCGTCCACCTGGAACAGCATCGTGTCCTCCG GGGGAGACTTGACCGTGAAGATGTGGCGCGTCTTCCCGTATGCCGAGGAGAGCCTGAGCCTCGTGCGCACCTTCTCCTGCTGCCGCCCGGCGCTGGTGCTCTGCGCCCTCGGGAATCGCATCACCGTGGGCTTCGAGGACGTGAACAGCGCCACCTATGGCTTGGTGCAGTTTGGCCTGGGCAACAGCCCTCGCTTTGATCACCGGCCCCAGGACGACCCCACGGACCACATCACCG GCCTGTGCTGCTGTCCCACACTCAAGCTGTACGCCTGCTCCAGCCTGGACGGCACCATCCGCATCTGGACCGCGGAGAACCGCCTGCTgcg GCTCCTGCAGCTGAACGGTGCCCCTCAGGCCCTGAGCTTCTGCAGTAACAGTGGGGACCTGGTGCTGGCCCTGGgctcctgcctctgcctggtGGCCCACAGGCTCTACCTGCCCACATCTTACCTGATTAAG AAGCTGTGCCAGGATGTCCCTGATGTGGTGGATGACCCTCCACTGCCGCTGACCAGCCAGGAGTCGCTGACCTCAGCCCAGCTGCAGAGGCTCGCCAGCCTGCGCGGGGTGGCCAGCCTCAGGTCTGCCGGCAGGCCCAACCGAGCCGTCCCGGAGGCCCCGACCTGGCTCCCCTGGGTCAGGGCCTGGCCGAGTGCTCCCAACCTGACACCCCAGGGCTCCCAGGCCCCTTGGC ACCCACCGCAAGCCCGTCCCAGTGCCGGCCTTCCCACTCCTGGCTGTTTGTGGTTCCCCGCCAGGGGCCTGGCCACCACCCCTGGGTCCCTGGCCCAGCCTCTGCCCTATCCCACTGGT ATGCCACCCAGTGTCCCACCTgtgtccttccctgtctgcaGCGCAGCCTCGTCTTTCATCCACTGCCCGACGGCCACGCCTCAGCAGCCAGTGTTGGAGAAG GACTTGGAAGCCTTCATTGCCCGGGACCAAGACCTTCAGCAGCTGAAACTGGGGCTGGTGGGCCCTGCAGCCCGGCCCTCACCCTCCTGGCAGCAGTGCCAGGAGGCCTTTGATAACTACCTCCGTCTGATTTATGGCCCTGGTCTGCTGGTGAGTGTGGGGCCTCCCCAGTCCCTCCCTTCACCCGGAGCCTCTGACACTGCCCgtctgccctgccctccctgtcAGGGCAGGTATTCCGGAGGAGAGTCCCAGCAGTGGAGCACCGTGACCCTCACAGTGGAGAGACAGACCTGGGACGTGTGCGCCCTGCCCAGAGACGTCCCCGATCTCGGGGGCGTTGAAGCCTCGCCACCACAGGATCTTGGGACCCTGGGCCAGCGCTTTGCCCGACCACCCCAAGTCCCCttgcctccccccaccacccaccGGAGGTTGCACAGCAGAGCACCCCAG CTGCTGGCCCGCTCCTCCCCGAGCCACGAACTGGGCCTTAGTCTGCAACTGCAGCTGCAGTTGGAGCGGCTCCACGGGGAGAAGCCTGTGGCCCCGGATCCACTGTCCTCCCACCTGCAGCGCAGG ATCCCCCTGCTGCTGAAGAGGCGGCCCCAGGAGCATCTCTCCAACCCCAGGGGCTTCTTCCCTGCCGCTGTTCAGCCCTATGAG TACTGGCGGCGGCCCATCCGCTTCCCGGGCTGCGTGCCCAACTCGGTGGTGCTGCAGCAGATGTGGCTGCCTGTGGAGGTCAGCGGCCTCGGAGCCCTGGGCCCGCGCCGCTGCGAGAGCAAGGCAAGGGGCGGGGCGAGGCGGGGCGGGGTctgcagggggcggggccggATCCCTGCCGCGCCCGTGGCCACGCCTCGCTCTCCACTTCGCAGCCTGGAGGGAGCCGGGACGACCCGTGGCTGCCGCGGCAGGAGAA CTCTCCGACCAGCTGCCGGA AGCCCCGAGGGTCGCATCCCGAAGCCCATGGGCTCCCGCGAGGACACCGCCAGGGCCGAGACCTGTCTTCACTGCCCCCAGTTCCACTACGGGCACTCGCTCTGGGAAGAGCGCTGCGGGCATCTGCCTAGGTTCCTGCTTTTTTTCGTCGGCCAGAACTGGTTCAAAAAGCTCTTCCCCATCTTCACTCTGCAG GCGTACCCCGAGGTGGGCACGGTGGAGGGCCTGGCCTCGCTGTTCATGGACCTGCTGGACGAGGCCTCTTGGGCAGACCGTGTGCACATCCTGCACGCGCTGCTGAGGCTGCTGCCCGACGTCAGCAGAGACCTCTATAGCCGGCTGCACGGCATCCTCGTGCGCTTGCTCAACCTGGACCAGCCCCCCAGCCTCCAG GACAGGATGCAGAAGCAGTTTGTGATGCTGGCGCTGCAGCTGCTCCGGGCCTGCTCCCTGGAGTCCCGCGAGGTGGTGCTGGAGCTCCTGTGCTACGTCCTTTACTCGCCAGCCTCCTGCTG GCCGGACCTCAGGAAGCTGCTGGAAGGACTCGGCCTTCAGGACCCGCACGGCCTCCTGTTCAAGGAGATGATGACCTGGGTCCAGGGCCCGGAGCGCGCCTCCAAGGCCGCACTGCGCAAGCGCTGCTGCCAGAAGCTGGAGGAGATGGTCGGGCAGCTGAAG GAGACCCTGTCGCAGATTTCCATGGTCTCTGGGGCAACTGTTCATATCTCTGTGATGCCCTCAAGCGTCTCCCGGACGCCCTCACCGGTGGTCTCACCCGGAGAGCCGGACTTGGCCGCCCTGGAGTTGCAGGCCCAGCAGACGCTTGCACAGATGCGCTTTGGGCGGACCCAACGTGCACTGTCTGGGACACTGACGCacttctgccccttgcctgaggCCCACTTGCGATCCTCCGCGCCAGCTGCACCGCCTGATGAGCCACTGCCTCTGGAGCAGACGACCTGGTCACAGTCAAAACTGCTGGACCTGGGGCCCATCAACGCACTCAACTTCTTCTGCGAGCAGCGTGGGGCTCGGCAGCAGGACCCCCTGCAGGAGGAGCCCAAGACcccgccccctcgcccgcccCCACGGACGCCCAGCATGGTGGTGCCACAGCCCCGGGAACGCCG GCACTACTCCATCCTCCGGCTTCAGGAGGCCAAGGTCCAGAGGTCTCCAATGAAACTGAGGG GCCGAATGCTGTCCCGACTCTGGGCGGGCCGCACCCTGGATGGTGCCGTCCGGATGCTGAAGCTGCCACTGCCCCGGGTGGAACTGCAGCCTTTCCCCCCAGACTGGCCCAGGCCGGCCCATCCGCTGCCCCCGCAGCTCCTGCAGCCTGCCCTGCAACGCTACTTTCTGCCAGATGACACGGACCCTGACAGCTACAGCTGA